One genomic segment of bacterium includes these proteins:
- the ffh gene encoding signal recognition particle protein translates to MFDQLGERLERVFKTLRGHGKVSEKNIEEALKQVRRAFLEADVHYKVVKEFLEDVQRESLGAEVLNSVTPGQQIIKIIHDRLVALLGGQYRPVQFAKPPHPTIWMLVGLQGSGKTTTCAKLAARFAKSGRKPMLVACDLQRPAAIEQLRKLGQQLKIPVHAGAGSPLDVAVAGLAAAAQAHCDLVIVDTAGRLHVNDELMDEVRGIKERLRPTETFFVADAMTGQDAVSSASAFADKVGIDGVIFTKIDGDARGGAALSVAKVTGVPILFTGVGEKVEDLEPFHPDRMASRILGMGDVVSLVEKAQQTIDSQRAREMEEKLRRAQFNFEDFLEQMQQLKKMGPLDSILGMLPGVGRQLKGMSLDPKAQGRMEAMILSMTPEERRRPEILNGARRARIARGSGNSIQDVNRLIKQFGMMQKMMKQFSKAGKKGPLRVPFGMPMG, encoded by the coding sequence ATGTTTGATCAACTCGGCGAACGTCTCGAACGTGTCTTCAAGACTCTGCGCGGTCACGGCAAGGTCTCGGAGAAGAACATCGAGGAAGCGCTCAAGCAGGTGCGGCGCGCCTTCCTCGAGGCGGACGTTCATTACAAGGTCGTCAAGGAGTTCCTCGAAGACGTCCAGCGCGAGTCGCTCGGCGCCGAGGTGCTCAATTCGGTCACGCCGGGTCAGCAGATCATCAAGATCATCCACGACCGTCTGGTGGCGCTTCTGGGCGGACAGTACCGTCCGGTCCAATTCGCCAAGCCGCCCCATCCCACAATCTGGATGCTGGTCGGGTTGCAGGGATCGGGCAAGACAACCACCTGCGCGAAACTCGCGGCGCGTTTTGCCAAGAGCGGGCGCAAGCCAATGCTGGTGGCCTGTGATCTGCAACGGCCCGCGGCGATCGAACAATTGCGCAAACTCGGGCAGCAGTTGAAGATTCCGGTGCACGCCGGCGCCGGCTCCCCGCTCGATGTGGCGGTCGCCGGTCTGGCCGCCGCCGCCCAGGCGCACTGCGATCTGGTCATCGTGGACACCGCCGGACGGCTTCATGTCAACGACGAGTTGATGGACGAAGTCAGAGGCATCAAAGAGCGGCTGCGCCCGACCGAAACCTTCTTCGTCGCCGATGCCATGACCGGGCAGGATGCGGTCAGCTCGGCCTCGGCCTTCGCCGACAAAGTCGGCATCGACGGCGTGATCTTCACCAAGATCGACGGCGATGCCCGCGGCGGCGCCGCGCTCTCGGTCGCCAAAGTCACCGGCGTCCCGATCCTCTTCACCGGCGTCGGCGAAAAGGTCGAGGACCTCGAGCCCTTCCACCCCGATCGGATGGCCTCGCGCATTCTCGGCATGGGCGATGTCGTTTCGCTGGTGGAAAAAGCGCAGCAGACCATCGACAGCCAGCGCGCCCGCGAGATGGAAGAGAAACTGCGGCGCGCGCAGTTCAACTTCGAGGACTTCCTCGAGCAGATGCAGCAATTGAAGAAGATGGGGCCGCTGGACTCCATCCTCGGCATGTTGCCGGGCGTGGGGCGGCAGTTGAAGGGGATGTCTCTTGATCCCAAGGCGCAGGGGCGGATGGAGGCGATGATCCTCTCGATGACCCCCGAAGAGCGTCGCCGCCCCGAAATCCTCAACGGGGCGCGTCGCGCGCGCATCGCCCGCGGCTCAGGCAACTCGATTCAGGACGTCAATCGCCTGATCAAGCAGTTCGGCATGATGCAGAAGATGATGAAGCAGTTCTCCAAGGCAGGGAAGAAGGGCCCCCTGCGCGTGCCGTTCGGCATGCCCATGGGTTGA
- a CDS encoding SRPBCC domain-containing protein, protein MTRLLRVAAVAAFLTALPFRVGQGAVAPLAPTGFVVTHQLTLPASPVAVFDAFTGDIRDWWDHSIAEHPKALYIEPKAGGGFYEIFDDSGNGALHATVITAWRGRLLRFEGPLGLTGRAIVMVHTLEFTARGSDSTLLTLTVNATGQIEPEIPDIVDRVWHHFLIERFKPYVESGDYRRKVSSAQ, encoded by the coding sequence GTGACACGCCTCCTGCGCGTGGCCGCGGTCGCGGCGTTTCTGACGGCGTTGCCGTTTCGGGTAGGACAGGGTGCGGTCGCGCCGCTGGCGCCCACGGGATTTGTCGTCACGCACCAACTGACGCTGCCGGCATCGCCGGTGGCGGTCTTCGACGCGTTCACCGGCGACATCCGCGACTGGTGGGATCACTCCATCGCCGAGCATCCCAAGGCGCTCTACATCGAGCCCAAAGCCGGGGGCGGATTCTATGAGATCTTTGACGATTCCGGCAACGGCGCGTTGCATGCGACTGTAATCACCGCGTGGCGCGGACGGCTCCTGCGCTTTGAAGGGCCTCTGGGCCTGACCGGACGCGCCATCGTCATGGTGCATACGCTGGAGTTCACGGCGCGGGGCAGCGACAGCACGCTGCTCACGCTGACGGTGAACGCCACCGGACAGATCGAGCCGGAGATTCCCGACATCGTCGATCGTGTCTGGCATCACTTCCTGATCGAACGCTTCAAGCCGTACGTGGAATCGGGGGACTATCGCAGGAAAGTTTCATCGGCGCAGTAG
- a CDS encoding MoaD/ThiS family protein → MTIIIRIPGPLRETCGGASEVPVPAATIAAALNEIERQHPLLYRGVCDETGRVRRHINLFINKSLVRGPQGLTTQLSPGDVITIMPAVSGG, encoded by the coding sequence ATGACAATTATTATCCGCATCCCCGGACCATTGCGCGAGACATGCGGCGGCGCGTCCGAGGTGCCGGTGCCGGCTGCGACCATCGCGGCGGCTCTCAACGAAATCGAACGGCAGCATCCGTTGTTGTATCGCGGCGTTTGCGACGAGACCGGTCGGGTGCGTCGTCACATCAACCTGTTCATCAACAAGTCACTGGTGCGTGGCCCGCAGGGGCTGACAACACAACTGTCGCCGGGGGATGTGATTACGATCATGCCCGCGGTTTCGGGAGGTTGA
- the rimM gene encoding ribosome maturation factor RimM (Essential for efficient processing of 16S rRNA), with translation MTDRVALGKIGKAHGVQGAFRVWPYADDLERFAALKRVTLSRGARTAAANVLSVQIAAGFVILRTDAVQTPEDVQIWLGGDVEIEAAERVALPEGRYFHDQILGLTVVTPDGRAVGAIVEIIDGTANDIYVCRDGDREFMIPAVDVFIKSIDLKTRRMVIDPIPGLLD, from the coding sequence GTGACCGACCGTGTCGCCCTCGGCAAAATTGGCAAGGCGCATGGCGTCCAGGGCGCGTTCCGTGTCTGGCCCTACGCCGATGATCTGGAGCGCTTCGCCGCGTTGAAGCGGGTAACGCTCTCCCGGGGTGCCAGGACCGCCGCCGCCAACGTCCTCTCCGTCCAGATCGCCGCCGGGTTTGTGATTCTGCGCACCGACGCGGTCCAGACGCCCGAGGATGTGCAGATCTGGCTGGGTGGCGATGTCGAAATCGAAGCGGCCGAGCGGGTCGCGCTGCCGGAGGGACGATACTTCCATGATCAGATCCTCGGCCTGACCGTGGTCACCCCCGATGGTCGTGCGGTGGGAGCGATCGTGGAGATTATCGACGGCACCGCCAACGACATCTATGTCTGCCGCGATGGCGACAGGGAGTTCATGATTCCGGCGGTCGATGTCTTCATCAAGTCGATCGACTTGAAGACCCGACGCATGGTGATCGATCCGATACCGGGATTGCTGGATTGA
- the trmD gene encoding tRNA (guanosine(37)-N1)-methyltransferase TrmD yields MGTQGLTIDVITAFPAMFSGFLGESLMARGLAQGVLSVRVHDLRDWSDDPAHHTIDDTPFGGGGGMILKAEPIARAVESLGGGPGAVDCVTIIPTPHGSLFGQDDADEWAGRSHLIFVCGHYTGMDERVFDYLRPVRRCIGDYVLSGGELPTMVMIEATARRVPGFLGNDEAARNDSFVRDDGGLGAPQYTRPAEWRGLQVPPVLLSGHHAQVADWRAEQARELTELYRPDLAARGRRRILENADAEFDVGGEG; encoded by the coding sequence ATGGGCACACAGGGGCTGACCATCGATGTGATCACCGCCTTCCCGGCGATGTTCTCCGGATTTCTCGGCGAATCGCTGATGGCCCGCGGCTTGGCCCAAGGCGTGCTGTCGGTGCGCGTTCATGATCTGCGCGATTGGTCCGATGATCCGGCGCATCACACCATCGACGACACACCGTTCGGCGGCGGCGGCGGCATGATCCTCAAGGCCGAGCCGATCGCGCGCGCCGTCGAATCACTCGGCGGCGGGCCCGGCGCCGTGGATTGCGTGACCATCATTCCCACGCCGCACGGCTCGCTGTTTGGCCAGGATGACGCCGACGAGTGGGCCGGACGGTCGCACCTGATCTTCGTCTGCGGTCACTACACGGGCATGGACGAGCGCGTGTTCGACTACCTGCGGCCGGTGCGTCGCTGCATCGGCGACTACGTGCTCTCGGGCGGCGAACTGCCGACCATGGTGATGATTGAGGCGACCGCCCGACGGGTCCCGGGTTTCCTGGGCAACGACGAGGCGGCGCGCAACGATTCGTTCGTGCGCGACGATGGCGGCCTTGGCGCGCCGCAGTACACCCGCCCCGCCGAGTGGCGCGGCCTGCAGGTGCCGCCGGTCTTGTTGTCGGGGCATCACGCCCAGGTGGCCGACTGGCGCGCGGAACAGGCGCGCGAATTGACCGAGTTGTACCGTCCCGACCTGGCCGCCCGCGGCCGGCGACGGATTCTCGAGAATGCGGACGCCGAGTTCGATGTCGGCGGTGAAGGATAG
- the rsmB gene encoding 16S rRNA (cytosine(967)-C(5))-methyltransferase RsmB produces the protein MERRNDHRRPGKPSQAPRPPVNPYGADNPRAVAYDLATRSVRGSEDFDEIWHSDAALSHLSQRDRALAIHLAAGVLRRMRRLDAQARYLTDGKYQDLKEPVKWILRFGLFQVVDCDRIPPHAAVSTAVDAAKAVAHQGIAGLVNAVLRRAAREKEDLRAAEQAPPQTDNELVYWGERLSMPDWLVEILFTRFGNNRPERIERWANSPPSYFFRLAQGVDADVVLKMIAEHELGSARVHPEFHDYVSVATSALTVGSPLFAGPYGWVQNPAAGLVIQLLDPQPGETIIDMFSAPGGKTLAISERVGETGQVLAVDKSEKRLERVTENKLRLGYNNILPIAADVTSLGDRAAARVLADAPCSALGTLPKNPEVRWTKSPADITRLSRSQGIWLTAASAHVAPGGVLVYSTCTLSPQENEQVVEIFLRDHPEFTLEPAGTWVPHKYVTPAGYLSTRPPEDGLDGVFAARMRRAQP, from the coding sequence ATGGAACGGCGCAACGATCACCGACGACCTGGAAAGCCCTCGCAGGCTCCGCGTCCCCCTGTTAATCCTTACGGCGCGGACAACCCGCGCGCGGTCGCCTATGACCTCGCCACCCGTTCGGTGCGCGGCAGCGAAGATTTCGACGAAATCTGGCACTCGGATGCGGCGCTCTCGCATCTGTCCCAGCGCGACCGCGCGTTGGCCATCCATCTGGCCGCCGGCGTCCTGCGCCGGATGCGCCGTCTCGATGCCCAGGCGCGTTATCTCACCGACGGCAAGTATCAGGACCTCAAAGAGCCGGTGAAGTGGATACTTCGCTTCGGTCTGTTTCAAGTCGTCGATTGCGATCGCATCCCGCCGCACGCGGCGGTCTCCACCGCCGTCGATGCCGCCAAGGCGGTCGCCCATCAAGGCATCGCCGGATTGGTCAACGCCGTCCTGCGGCGCGCCGCGCGCGAAAAGGAAGACCTGCGCGCCGCCGAACAGGCTCCGCCGCAGACGGACAATGAGTTGGTCTACTGGGGCGAACGCCTCTCCATGCCCGACTGGCTGGTCGAAATCCTCTTTACCCGGTTCGGCAACAACCGTCCGGAACGGATCGAACGTTGGGCCAACAGCCCGCCGTCCTATTTCTTCCGGCTGGCTCAGGGTGTCGATGCGGACGTGGTCTTGAAGATGATTGCCGAGCACGAGCTGGGTTCGGCGCGGGTGCATCCGGAGTTCCACGACTATGTTTCCGTCGCCACCTCGGCGCTGACTGTCGGTTCGCCGCTGTTTGCCGGACCGTATGGCTGGGTCCAGAATCCGGCGGCGGGGTTGGTCATCCAACTGCTCGATCCGCAACCGGGCGAAACCATCATCGATATGTTCTCCGCTCCCGGCGGCAAGACATTGGCCATCTCCGAGCGTGTCGGTGAGACCGGCCAGGTGCTCGCGGTGGACAAAAGCGAAAAGCGCCTGGAGCGTGTGACCGAAAACAAGCTGCGCCTGGGCTACAACAACATCCTGCCGATCGCCGCCGACGTCACCAGTCTCGGCGATCGCGCCGCCGCGCGGGTTCTGGCCGATGCGCCGTGTTCGGCGCTCGGCACGCTGCCGAAGAACCCCGAAGTGCGGTGGACCAAGTCGCCGGCCGACATCACCCGTCTGTCGCGCTCGCAGGGCATCTGGCTGACCGCGGCCTCCGCCCACGTCGCCCCCGGCGGCGTGCTTGTCTATTCCACCTGCACCCTCTCCCCACAGGAAAACGAGCAAGTGGTCGAAATCTTCCTGCGGGATCATCCCGAATTCACGCTCGAGCCCGCCGGGACCTGGGTGCCGCACAAATACGTCACTCCTGCCGGCTACCTCTCCACCCGCCCGCCGGAAGACGGTCTCGATGGCGTCTTCGCCGCGCGGATGCGACGCGCGCAACCGTGA
- a CDS encoding ribonuclease HII yields the protein MRRVARGSKANGDALDRWLHERRFWESGLRLVAGVDEVGRGPLAGPVIAVAVILSERFNDPGVHDSKTLTQAERLTLFPSIAAQALTWGVGLVAPAEIDRINILNATFLAMRRAIEQLAMPPEAVLVDGKALIPDLACPQRAIVRGDSASITIGAASILAKEIRDRMMEEYDQTYPGYGFAHHKGYATPEHQEALERLGPSPIHRRSFAPVREWRQNSLEL from the coding sequence ATGCGACGCGTGGCGCGCGGATCAAAAGCCAACGGCGATGCCCTCGACCGTTGGCTCCATGAACGGCGGTTCTGGGAGAGCGGATTGCGCCTGGTGGCCGGTGTCGATGAAGTCGGACGCGGCCCCCTGGCGGGTCCGGTCATCGCCGTCGCCGTGATTCTCAGCGAACGCTTCAACGATCCCGGTGTTCACGACTCCAAGACGCTCACACAGGCCGAACGTCTCACCCTCTTCCCGTCGATTGCCGCGCAGGCGTTGACTTGGGGCGTGGGGCTGGTCGCGCCGGCCGAAATCGACCGGATCAACATCCTCAACGCTACCTTTCTGGCCATGCGGCGCGCCATCGAACAACTGGCCATGCCGCCTGAGGCCGTGCTGGTCGACGGCAAGGCGCTCATCCCCGATCTGGCCTGTCCGCAACGCGCCATCGTCCGCGGCGACAGCGCCAGCATCACCATCGGCGCGGCGTCGATCCTCGCCAAGGAAATCCGCGACCGCATGATGGAGGAATACGACCAGACATACCCCGGCTACGGTTTCGCGCATCACAAGGGATATGCCACGCCGGAACACCAGGAGGCGCTGGAGCGTCTCGGTCCATCGCCCATCCACCGCCGCAGTTTCGCGCCGGTGCGCGAGTGGCGGCAAAACTCCCTCGAACTGTGA
- a CDS encoding PASTA domain-containing protein — protein MSELSHWQRAWRKAWFRRLFKIVGIPLLVVAALILLVDKVVMPIITRHGEEIPAPMLVGHQLEEAQSILAAVDGDMEIVERRFSPEYPDGVIIEQRPGPGSPIKRGRLFRIVVSRGSQLIDVPRVRGQTIRQAELILQEAGFIVGGRARSEDASLPTGTVVGTIPGAGSRLPRRAVVNLLVNAELREDYTWCPNLVGMNIEEARILLRERGLLVGRVDRRYDRDRDAGTILEQVQTPGEELPLGSEIDLVISRNR, from the coding sequence GTGAGCGAACTGTCCCACTGGCAACGGGCCTGGCGCAAGGCGTGGTTCCGGCGGTTGTTCAAGATCGTCGGTATTCCGCTCCTCGTTGTGGCCGCCCTGATCCTGCTGGTCGACAAGGTCGTGATGCCGATCATCACCCGGCATGGCGAGGAAATTCCCGCGCCCATGCTGGTCGGGCATCAACTGGAAGAGGCGCAATCGATCCTGGCCGCGGTCGATGGTGACATGGAGATTGTCGAGCGCCGTTTCTCTCCCGAGTATCCCGATGGCGTCATCATCGAACAACGTCCCGGGCCCGGATCGCCGATCAAGCGCGGGCGCCTCTTCCGCATCGTGGTCTCGCGCGGGTCGCAACTGATCGATGTGCCGCGTGTTCGCGGCCAGACCATTCGTCAGGCCGAATTAATCCTGCAGGAGGCCGGGTTCATTGTCGGGGGACGCGCCCGCTCCGAGGACGCCTCCTTGCCAACCGGCACGGTGGTTGGCACCATCCCCGGCGCCGGCAGCCGTCTGCCGCGACGCGCTGTGGTCAATTTGCTCGTCAACGCCGAACTGCGCGAGGACTACACCTGGTGTCCCAATTTGGTCGGCATGAATATCGAAGAGGCGCGCATCCTCCTGCGTGAGCGTGGGCTCTTGGTCGGACGGGTTGACCGACGCTATGATCGCGACCGCGATGCCGGCACAATTCTCGAGCAGGTCCAAACGCCCGGTGAAGAACTGCCGTTGGGCAGCGAGATTGATCTGGTCATTTCGCGCAACCGCTGA
- the rplS gene encoding 50S ribosomal protein L19, translated as MINLNTIGLKDPQAEAAPVNPGDIVRVHVKIKEGDKERIQVFQGTVIQKRGVGANATFTVRKLSEHGVFVERIFPTHSPNVAKVELVKQGKVRRAKLFYMRELTGRAARVKEKKTDVAAGGGE; from the coding sequence ATGATCAACCTCAACACCATCGGACTCAAGGACCCGCAGGCCGAAGCCGCCCCGGTCAATCCCGGCGACATTGTCCGCGTCCACGTGAAGATCAAGGAAGGCGACAAGGAACGCATCCAGGTCTTCCAGGGCACTGTCATCCAGAAGCGCGGGGTCGGCGCCAATGCCACCTTCACCGTGCGCAAGCTCTCCGAGCATGGCGTGTTTGTCGAACGCATCTTCCCGACCCATTCGCCCAACGTGGCCAAGGTCGAACTGGTCAAGCAGGGCAAGGTCCGCCGCGCCAAGTTGTTCTACATGCGCGAGCTGACCGGACGCGCCGCGCGGGTCAAGGAGAAGAAGACCGACGTGGCCGCCGGGGGCGGCGAGTAA
- the hutU gene encoding urocanate hydratase, with the protein MPAYTPVRAPRGNSRTCQGWIQEAALRMIHNNLDPEVAEHPQELIVYGGSGKAARNWQCFHQIVASLRSLANDETLLVQSGKPVGIFKTHPLSPRVLIANSNLVGRWANWEEFRRLEALGLMMYGQMTAGSWIYIGTQGILQGTYETFAAVATQHFGGDLTGRWVVTGGMGGMGGAQPLAVTLNGGVALVVEVDESRIDRRLEKEYCDRKTRSLDEALRWVKESVAAKKPVSIGLVGNCAEILPELVRRHEIPDIVTDQTSAHDELSGYVPDGLSLADAIALRQKDPQSYIRRSMAAMARHCEAMVAMQKAGAIAFDYGNNLRGQAQKAGYADAFAFPGFVPAYIRPLFCEGKGPFRWVALSGDPADIAVTDEVVLREFSHNEPLCRWIRMAREKVRYQGLPARICWLGYGERDKFGLIINDLVAKGRISAPIVIGRDHLDCGSVASPFRETESMADTSDAVADWPLLNGLLNAISGAGWVSIHHGGGVGMGLSQHAGMVIVADGSEDAKGRLERVLTNDPGTGVMRHAEAGYQKAVDFARDNRIKLPGLGL; encoded by the coding sequence ATGCCCGCCTACACGCCCGTGCGCGCGCCGCGCGGCAACTCCCGCACCTGCCAGGGATGGATTCAGGAAGCCGCCCTGCGCATGATCCACAACAACCTCGACCCCGAGGTGGCCGAGCATCCGCAGGAGTTGATCGTCTACGGCGGCTCCGGCAAGGCGGCGCGCAATTGGCAGTGTTTTCACCAGATTGTCGCCTCGTTGCGCTCGCTGGCCAACGACGAGACACTGCTGGTCCAATCCGGCAAGCCCGTGGGCATCTTCAAGACGCATCCACTCTCGCCGCGTGTGCTCATCGCCAACTCCAACCTCGTCGGGCGCTGGGCCAATTGGGAGGAATTCCGCCGTCTCGAGGCGCTCGGCCTCATGATGTACGGCCAGATGACCGCCGGATCATGGATCTACATCGGCACCCAGGGCATTCTGCAGGGGACCTATGAGACGTTTGCCGCGGTCGCCACGCAGCACTTCGGCGGCGATCTCACCGGACGCTGGGTGGTCACCGGCGGCATGGGGGGGATGGGCGGCGCCCAGCCGCTGGCGGTCACGCTCAATGGCGGTGTCGCGCTGGTGGTCGAGGTCGATGAATCGCGCATCGACCGCCGCCTCGAAAAGGAATACTGCGATCGAAAGACCCGTTCGCTTGATGAAGCGCTTCGCTGGGTGAAAGAATCGGTCGCGGCGAAGAAACCGGTGTCGATTGGTCTTGTCGGCAATTGCGCGGAGATTCTCCCTGAACTGGTGCGTCGTCACGAGATCCCCGACATCGTCACCGATCAGACCTCGGCCCACGATGAATTGTCCGGCTATGTCCCTGATGGGTTGTCGCTGGCCGATGCGATCGCGCTGCGGCAGAAGGACCCGCAGAGTTACATCCGGCGTTCGATGGCGGCGATGGCCCGGCACTGCGAGGCGATGGTGGCGATGCAGAAAGCCGGCGCGATCGCCTTCGACTATGGCAACAACCTGCGCGGCCAGGCGCAGAAGGCCGGATATGCCGACGCCTTCGCCTTCCCCGGCTTTGTCCCCGCCTACATCCGGCCCCTGTTCTGCGAAGGGAAGGGCCCCTTCCGCTGGGTCGCCCTCTCCGGCGATCCCGCCGACATCGCCGTCACCGATGAGGTGGTCCTGCGCGAGTTTTCCCATAACGAACCACTTTGCCGCTGGATCCGCATGGCGCGCGAAAAGGTCCGCTATCAGGGGCTGCCCGCGCGCATCTGCTGGCTTGGCTATGGCGAACGTGACAAATTCGGACTTATCATCAACGACTTGGTCGCCAAGGGCAGGATCAGCGCGCCGATTGTGATCGGCCGTGACCACTTGGATTGCGGCTCGGTGGCCTCGCCCTTCCGCGAGACCGAATCGATGGCCGACACTTCCGACGCGGTGGCCGATTGGCCGCTGCTCAATGGCCTGCTGAACGCCATCTCCGGCGCCGGCTGGGTCTCGATTCACCATGGCGGCGGTGTCGGCATGGGGTTGTCTCAGCACGCCGGTATGGTGATTGTGGCCGATGGTTCCGAGGATGCCAAGGGACGGCTCGAACGGGTCTTGACCAACGACCCCGGCACCGGGGTGATGCGGCATGCCGAGGCCGGGTACCAAAAGGCCGTCGATTTTGCCCGGGATAACCGTATCAAACTGCCCGGCTTAGGCCTCTGA
- a CDS encoding YraN family protein, which produces MVGRKTPRKIPKPRHPTPRQRLARRGEQRAADYLVARGYLIIARNWRAPGVRNELDIIAEDGDCLVFVEVKTARTAHYGDPITWITPRKQAAIARAAECYLAEHNCAHKSFRFDTISISAAAPGKEPPLVHTVAAFVLE; this is translated from the coding sequence ATGGTCGGTCGCAAGACACCGCGCAAGATCCCCAAGCCCAGGCATCCCACCCCGCGTCAACGGTTGGCGCGGCGCGGTGAACAGCGCGCTGCCGACTATCTGGTCGCGCGCGGCTACCTTATCATCGCTCGCAACTGGCGCGCGCCCGGCGTTCGCAATGAGTTGGACATCATCGCCGAAGACGGCGACTGCCTCGTGTTCGTAGAGGTGAAGACCGCCCGGACCGCCCACTACGGCGACCCCATCACCTGGATCACGCCCCGCAAACAGGCCGCCATCGCCCGCGCGGCCGAGTGCTATCTCGCCGAACACAACTGCGCACACAAAAGCTTTCGCTTCGACACGATCTCCATCAGCGCCGCCGCCCCCGGCAAAGAACCACCGCTGGTTCATACCGTCGCCGCCTTCGTTTTGGAATGA
- a CDS encoding exo-alpha-sialidase — MPERVILCLGTKKGLFVAEAAKTRRRFELRGPFGPGVSVNAALVDRRGKPRIYASSCNPFFGMKVLRSTDLGKSFKETKSAPSFPKDDGRALANIWSLEAGHDTKDLWCGVEPAALFHSDDGGDSWEMVPGISNHEHARQWQPGGGGLCMHTILMDGERIHLGISTGGHYLSEDRGQSFRPANNGIGAGFVPDPFPEWGQCVHKIAGHPDAPGRFYLQNHGGWDERPGIGVLRSDDHGHTWRSISKGLPSDFGFPIVVHPHNPEVVYVVPLVPMTRTCPDGSPAVWRSENGGDSWKRLAKGFPRKDSYFTVLRDALDIDDLKSPALYLGTTTGQLWMGREGGEEWTCLFDSLPPIHCVKVAVV; from the coding sequence ATGCCGGAACGTGTGATTCTCTGCCTGGGAACCAAGAAGGGATTGTTCGTGGCCGAGGCGGCCAAGACCCGTCGCCGCTTCGAATTACGGGGGCCGTTCGGACCGGGCGTCTCGGTCAATGCGGCGTTGGTCGACCGCCGCGGCAAGCCGCGTATTTATGCCTCAAGCTGCAATCCGTTTTTCGGGATGAAGGTCCTGCGCTCAACCGATCTGGGCAAATCGTTCAAGGAGACCAAGTCGGCGCCGAGTTTTCCAAAGGACGATGGGCGCGCGCTGGCCAACATCTGGTCGCTGGAAGCGGGGCATGACACGAAGGACCTGTGGTGCGGCGTTGAGCCGGCGGCGCTGTTCCACAGCGACGACGGCGGCGATTCCTGGGAGATGGTGCCGGGGATCAGCAACCATGAGCACGCGCGCCAGTGGCAACCCGGCGGCGGCGGGCTTTGCATGCACACCATCCTGATGGATGGCGAGCGCATCCATCTCGGCATTTCGACCGGCGGGCATTACCTCAGCGAGGACCGCGGCCAGAGCTTTCGTCCGGCCAACAACGGCATCGGCGCCGGATTTGTCCCCGATCCGTTCCCGGAATGGGGGCAGTGCGTCCACAAAATCGCGGGACATCCGGACGCGCCGGGGCGATTCTATCTGCAAAATCACGGCGGCTGGGACGAGCGCCCGGGGATTGGCGTGCTGCGCAGCGACGACCACGGCCACACCTGGCGGTCGATCAGCAAGGGACTGCCATCGGATTTCGGATTTCCCATCGTCGTGCATCCCCACAATCCCGAGGTCGTCTATGTCGTGCCGCTGGTTCCAATGACGCGAACCTGCCCCGACGGCTCCCCCGCGGTCTGGCGCAGCGAAAACGGCGGCGACTCCTGGAAGCGACTGGCTAAGGGATTTCCCAGGAAGGACTCCTACTTCACCGTCCTGCGTGACGCGCTCGACATCGATGACCTGAAGTCTCCGGCGCTCTACCTGGGCACGACGACCGGACAATTGTGGATGGGACGCGAGGGCGGCGAGGAATGGACATGTCTCTTCGATTCGCTGCCGCCGATCCACTGTGTTAAAGTCGCGGTTGTGTAA